In Comamonadaceae bacterium OS-1, a single window of DNA contains:
- the citE_1 gene encoding citrate lyase subunit beta-like protein, which translates to MEQTYLFVPGNRPERFAKALASGADRIIVDLEDAVLPADKPQARRAFAEWHATADTARVLLRINDAHSPFYADDIALLQACALPCVMLAKAESPAQIADLKAVHHGTVLALIESARGLLGAQAIAAAPGVARLAFGSIDYALDLDLPNDSPALDMAAVHLALASRAANLPAPVAGVTVALDAAVVAADMVYAQRLGLKAKLCIHPSQIPAVRAALAPSAADLAWAARVQAAYSANPTGALQLDGKMIDRPVLLKAQRLLASTSPTY; encoded by the coding sequence ATGGAACAGACCTATTTGTTCGTGCCCGGCAACCGCCCCGAGCGCTTTGCCAAGGCCCTGGCCAGCGGGGCCGACCGCATCATCGTGGACCTGGAAGATGCGGTGCTGCCAGCCGACAAGCCCCAGGCCCGCCGTGCCTTTGCCGAATGGCATGCCACGGCAGACACAGCACGGGTGCTGCTGCGCATCAACGATGCCCACAGCCCGTTTTACGCCGACGACATCGCCCTGCTGCAAGCCTGCGCCCTGCCCTGCGTGATGCTGGCCAAGGCCGAGTCGCCTGCGCAGATCGCGGACTTGAAAGCCGTCCACCACGGCACGGTGCTGGCGCTGATTGAAAGCGCACGTGGTTTGTTGGGGGCGCAGGCGATTGCCGCCGCACCCGGCGTGGCCCGGCTGGCTTTCGGCAGCATCGACTACGCGCTGGATCTAGACCTGCCCAACGACAGCCCGGCACTGGACATGGCGGCGGTGCACCTCGCCCTGGCCAGCCGCGCCGCCAATTTGCCCGCCCCGGTGGCTGGGGTCACAGTGGCGCTGGATGCCGCTGTAGTGGCCGCCGACATGGTCTACGCCCAGCGTCTGGGGCTCAAAGCCAAGCTGTGCATCCACCCCAGCCAGATCCCCGCCGTGCGCGCCGCCCTGGCCCCCAGCGCCGCCGACCTGGCCTGGGCCGCCCGTGTGCAAGCCGCCTACAGCGCCAACCCCACGGGAGCGCTGCAACTGGACGGAAAAATGATCGACCGACCCGTATTGCTCAAAGCCCAGCGCCTGCTGGCATCCACTTCCCCCACTTATTAA
- the dctA_2 gene encoding aerobic C4-dicarboxylate transport protein: protein MQVKKLIKLLYVQVLIGLALGITVGHYWPEFGASLKPLGDGFVKLVKMMIAPVVFCTIVSGITSLNDSKEIGKTLLKSMGLFYVLTILALLTGLAAVLLLQPGAGMHIDPKLLDPGVAAKFGGKEPPRGFVEFMMHIIPQSFFGAFAEGEVLPVLLLAVLCGFGLSRIGRAGQTVLEAIDGFSEMLFSVFGLLMRLAPVGAFGAMAFTVGRYGIKSIGSLGFLIGTFYTACIFFVVVVLGLLARMHGFQLWKLLRYIREELLVVLGTSSSEPVLPRLLMKLERLGCKKGVVGLVLPTGYSFNLDGTAIYLTLASLFIAQACDITLSWGQIGAMLGLMLLTSKGAAGVTGSGFVALVATLTVMPDLPVAGVALIVGIDRFMSEARALTSTMSNAVACVVVSMWEKACDREVLHRELDAGYVEPELTLDNPDRPHGHHLPA from the coding sequence ATGCAAGTCAAAAAACTCATCAAGCTGCTCTACGTCCAGGTGCTGATCGGCCTGGCCCTGGGCATCACCGTGGGCCACTACTGGCCTGAATTCGGTGCCTCGCTCAAGCCGCTGGGCGACGGCTTCGTCAAGCTGGTCAAGATGATGATTGCGCCGGTGGTGTTTTGCACTATCGTCAGCGGCATCACCTCGCTCAACGACTCCAAGGAAATCGGCAAGACCCTGCTCAAGTCCATGGGCCTGTTCTACGTACTGACCATCCTGGCGCTGCTCACCGGGCTGGCGGCGGTGCTACTGCTGCAGCCCGGCGCGGGCATGCACATCGACCCCAAGCTGCTCGACCCCGGCGTGGCCGCCAAGTTTGGCGGCAAGGAGCCGCCCCGGGGCTTTGTGGAATTCATGATGCACATCATTCCGCAGTCCTTCTTTGGCGCGTTTGCCGAGGGCGAGGTGCTGCCCGTGCTGCTGCTGGCCGTGCTGTGCGGCTTTGGCCTGAGCCGCATTGGCCGCGCCGGGCAGACGGTGCTGGAGGCGATTGATGGCTTCTCGGAGATGCTGTTTTCGGTGTTTGGCCTGCTGATGCGCCTGGCCCCGGTGGGCGCGTTCGGGGCCATGGCCTTTACCGTGGGGCGCTACGGCATCAAATCCATCGGTTCGCTGGGCTTTTTGATCGGTACTTTCTATACCGCCTGCATATTTTTTGTGGTGGTGGTGCTGGGCCTGCTGGCGCGCATGCACGGCTTCCAGCTGTGGAAACTGCTGCGCTACATCCGGGAAGAATTGCTGGTGGTGCTGGGCACCTCGTCCAGCGAACCAGTGCTGCCGCGTCTGCTGATGAAGCTGGAGCGCCTGGGCTGCAAAAAGGGTGTGGTCGGCCTGGTGCTGCCCACCGGCTACTCCTTCAACCTCGACGGCACGGCCATTTACCTGACCCTGGCCTCGCTGTTCATCGCCCAGGCCTGCGACATCACGCTCAGTTGGGGCCAGATCGGTGCCATGCTGGGGCTGATGCTGCTGACCTCCAAGGGCGCGGCGGGCGTGACCGGCAGCGGCTTTGTCGCCCTGGTGGCCACGTTGACGGTCATGCCCGACCTGCCGGTGGCCGGGGTGGCGCTGATTGTGGGCATCGACCGCTTCATGTCCGAAGCCCGCGCCCTGACCAGCACCATGAGCAACGCCGTGGCCTGCGTGGTGGTGTCGATGTGGGAGAAGGCCTGCGACCGCGAGGTGCTGCACCGCGAGCTGGATGCCGGGTATGTGGAGCCCGAGCTGACGCTGGACAACCCCGACCGCCCCCACGGCCACCACCTGCCAGCGTAA
- the uctC_1 gene encoding acetyl-CoA:oxalate CoA-transferase, which yields MQPLKGTTVVTLEHAIAAPFATRQLADLGARVIKIERPGVGDFARGYDERVRGLASHFVWTNRSKESLTLDVKDPEAQKILLRLITEEADVVVQNLAPGAAARLGLSYEALCKVRPNIIVCDISGYGADGPYRDKKAYDLLIQSEAGFVSVTGTPDTPSKAGPSIADISAGMYAYTNILAALMQRQQTGQGQHIDVSMLESLTEWMGYPLYYAFDGAAPPPRSGASHATIYPYGPFPAGDGKTVMLGLQNEREWKGFCEQVLLQPGLALDPRFTSNSKRSAARAELSALIVQAFSTLTAAQVVERLEQASIANAQVNSMAEVWAHPQLKARQRWTEVDTPQGRVPALLPPGSWHTAAPRMDAVPALGQHTAAILATQGYSAEQVAALHSAGTV from the coding sequence ACCCGGCAACTGGCCGACCTGGGTGCCCGTGTCATCAAGATCGAACGCCCCGGCGTGGGCGACTTCGCCCGTGGCTACGACGAGCGGGTGCGCGGCCTGGCCTCGCACTTCGTCTGGACCAACCGCTCCAAAGAGAGCCTCACACTCGATGTGAAAGACCCCGAAGCGCAAAAAATCCTGCTGCGCCTGATCACCGAAGAGGCCGACGTGGTGGTGCAGAACCTGGCCCCCGGCGCGGCAGCACGGCTGGGCCTGTCGTATGAGGCCCTGTGCAAAGTGCGGCCCAACATCATCGTCTGCGACATCTCCGGCTACGGTGCAGACGGCCCCTACCGCGACAAAAAAGCCTACGACCTGCTAATCCAGAGCGAAGCCGGCTTTGTGTCAGTCACCGGCACGCCCGACACGCCCTCCAAGGCCGGGCCGTCGATTGCCGACATCTCGGCGGGCATGTACGCCTACACCAACATCCTGGCCGCGCTGATGCAACGCCAGCAAACCGGCCAGGGCCAGCACATCGACGTGTCCATGCTGGAGTCGCTGACCGAATGGATGGGCTACCCGCTGTACTACGCGTTCGATGGGGCCGCGCCACCACCCCGCTCGGGGGCCAGCCACGCCACCATCTACCCCTATGGCCCGTTCCCGGCGGGCGACGGCAAAACCGTGATGCTGGGCCTGCAAAACGAGCGCGAATGGAAGGGCTTTTGCGAGCAGGTGCTGCTGCAGCCCGGCCTGGCGTTGGACCCGCGCTTCACCAGCAACTCCAAGCGCAGCGCGGCCCGCGCCGAGCTCTCTGCACTCATCGTGCAGGCCTTTTCCACCCTGACCGCCGCCCAGGTGGTGGAGCGACTGGAACAGGCCAGCATCGCCAACGCCCAGGTCAACAGCATGGCCGAGGTCTGGGCGCATCCACAGCTAAAAGCCCGCCAACGCTGGACCGAGGTGGACACGCCCCAGGGCCGCGTGCCCGCCCTGCTGCCGCCCGGCTCCTGGCACACCGCCGCGCCGCGCATGGATGCCGTGCCCGCGCTGGGCCAGCACACGGCGGCGATCTTGGCCACGCAGGGCTACAGCGCCGAACAGGTCGCCGCGTTGCACAGCGCAGGCACGGTGTAG
- the pcaB gene encoding 3-carboxy-cis,cis-muconate cycloisomerase: protein MASIIDSRIFGDIFSDAKMRAVWSDENRTAKYLDIERALAKVQGQLGIIPQEAADEIVRNCRLDMIDWAQLKAKTEQIGYPIIAVVNQINANCRDKLGEYCHWGATTQDITDTATVLQMREGLALVEADLKAISDSLAHLSRTYRDTPIIGRSNLQQAIPITFGFKTASILAGIERHRERLEQLKPRVFMGEFGGAAGTLASLEKGAMETQAGLMAELGLACPPIAWHTVRDTIAEVGAFLALVGGSLGKIAMDVKLMMQTEVAEVFEPYAPGRGSSSTMPQKRNPISCLYIHANISVARQHAAALMDAMVADHERSTGPWEIEWVSLPEIFCLMSGALKQTRFVLAGLEVDTVQMRRNIDMTHGLVMSEAVMMGLGPFIGREYAHDLVYELCREALKQQRPLVEILAAHPEINAHVSRAQLDAFCDPANYLGQAGVMVDQVLANLHP, encoded by the coding sequence ATGGCATCCATCATCGACTCACGCATTTTTGGCGACATTTTCAGCGACGCAAAAATGCGCGCCGTCTGGTCCGACGAGAACCGCACCGCCAAGTACCTGGACATCGAACGCGCCCTGGCCAAGGTGCAGGGCCAGCTGGGCATCATTCCGCAGGAGGCAGCCGACGAGATCGTCCGAAACTGCCGTCTCGACATGATCGACTGGGCGCAGCTCAAGGCCAAGACCGAGCAGATCGGCTACCCCATCATCGCCGTGGTCAACCAGATCAACGCCAACTGCCGCGACAAGCTGGGCGAGTACTGCCACTGGGGGGCCACCACCCAGGACATCACCGACACGGCCACCGTGCTGCAAATGCGCGAAGGCCTGGCGCTGGTGGAGGCGGACCTGAAGGCCATCTCGGATTCGCTGGCCCACCTGAGCCGTACCTACCGCGACACGCCCATCATTGGTCGCAGCAACCTGCAGCAGGCGATTCCCATCACCTTCGGCTTCAAGACCGCCAGCATCCTGGCCGGTATCGAGCGCCACCGCGAGCGGCTGGAACAGCTCAAGCCGCGCGTGTTCATGGGCGAATTCGGCGGCGCGGCGGGCACGCTGGCCTCGCTGGAAAAAGGCGCGATGGAGACCCAGGCCGGGCTGATGGCCGAGCTGGGCCTGGCCTGCCCGCCCATCGCCTGGCACACGGTGCGCGACACCATAGCCGAAGTGGGTGCCTTTCTGGCCCTGGTGGGCGGCTCGCTAGGCAAGATCGCCATGGACGTGAAGCTGATGATGCAAACCGAGGTGGCCGAGGTGTTCGAGCCCTACGCCCCGGGCCGCGGCTCGTCCAGCACCATGCCGCAAAAGCGCAACCCCATCTCCTGCCTGTACATCCACGCCAACATCTCGGTGGCACGCCAGCATGCCGCCGCGCTGATGGACGCGATGGTGGCCGACCACGAGCGCTCCACCGGCCCCTGGGAGATCGAATGGGTGTCGCTGCCCGAAATCTTCTGCCTGATGTCGGGGGCGCTCAAGCAAACCCGATTTGTGCTGGCCGGGCTGGAGGTAGACACGGTGCAGATGCGCCGCAACATCGATATGACCCACGGCCTGGTGATGTCCGAGGCCGTGATGATGGGCCTGGGCCCTTTCATTGGCCGCGAATACGCCCACGACCTGGTCTACGAACTCTGCCGCGAAGCCCTGAAACAGCAGCGCCCGCTGGTCGAGATCCTGGCCGCCCACCCCGAAATCAACGCCCATGTAAGCCGCGCGCAGCTCGATGCCTTTTGCGACCCCGCCAATTACCTGGGCCAGGCGGGCGTGATGGTGGACCAGGTGCTAGCCAACCTGCACCCCTAA